One window of Rhodocyclaceae bacterium genomic DNA carries:
- a CDS encoding D-2-hydroxyacid dehydrogenase, whose translation MHAATRRLRAFAVIDPARFHVHLENCTAKPRIFWLTPALARATQRRHPELAAQTRFTCGADFRNLARQLATARMLITSGDVVRDPRFPRGAQLAAAAPMLELVQMIGAGIEAVLPLDWLPPGVRLANNSGVHVAKVREFLLMSLVALNCRLPAIVSSQRDRRWDQIFTSAIAGKTLAVVGLGDMGRAAVWAGRRLGLRVTGVRASGDPVPGVDRVYRPAQLRQALKGADFVVIATPLTPATRGLFDRRALESMKKGAGLINIGRAGVLDHEALEALLRAGWISGAILDVHAPEPLPADSPLWAVPNLVIVPHVSSDDLDTYMDHTMDFACRNLRRLMSGRPPLNVVDPATGY comes from the coding sequence ATGCACGCCGCAACCCGTCGCCTGCGAGCGTTTGCCGTGATCGATCCGGCGCGGTTCCACGTCCATCTCGAGAACTGCACGGCGAAGCCGAGAATCTTCTGGCTCACCCCGGCGCTCGCCCGCGCCACGCAGCGCCGGCATCCGGAACTCGCCGCCCAGACACGCTTCACCTGCGGCGCCGATTTCCGGAACCTGGCGCGACAGCTTGCCACCGCACGGATGCTGATCACCTCGGGGGACGTCGTGCGCGATCCCCGATTCCCGCGCGGCGCGCAGCTCGCGGCGGCGGCGCCGATGCTCGAACTGGTGCAGATGATCGGTGCAGGCATCGAGGCGGTATTGCCGCTCGACTGGCTGCCCCCGGGCGTACGCTTGGCCAACAACAGCGGCGTCCATGTCGCGAAGGTGCGCGAGTTCCTGCTGATGTCACTGGTCGCGCTCAACTGCCGGCTGCCGGCGATCGTGTCCAGCCAGCGTGATCGTCGCTGGGACCAGATATTCACCTCCGCCATCGCCGGGAAGACTCTGGCCGTAGTCGGGCTCGGCGACATGGGCCGCGCGGCCGTGTGGGCCGGACGCCGGCTGGGGCTGCGGGTGACGGGCGTACGAGCTTCAGGCGACCCGGTACCCGGGGTTGATCGGGTCTACCGCCCAGCGCAGTTGCGCCAGGCGCTGAAGGGGGCCGATTTCGTCGTGATCGCAACACCGTTGACGCCGGCCACCCGGGGATTGTTCGACCGACGCGCGCTCGAGTCCATGAAGAAGGGTGCGGGACTGATCAACATCGGGCGCGCGGGTGTACTCGACCACGAGGCGCTCGAGGCCCTGCTTCGCGCAGGGTGGATCAGCGGCGCGATCCTCGACGTACATGCCCCCGAACCTCTGCCGGCCGATTCGCCGCTCTGGGCCGTGCCCAACCTGGTCATCGTGCCGCACGTGTCGTCCGACGACCTCGATACTTACATGGACCACACGATGGACTTCGCCTGCCGCAACCTGCGCCGCCTGATGTCAGGGCGGCCCCCGCTGAACGTCGTCGACCCCGCCACCGGATACTGA
- a CDS encoding urea carboxylase-associated family protein, with translation MAIIEIPARSGTAVPLHAGQALRVINTHGGQVVDMWAFVDGSSEHLSMPHSVVTLGRIKPLPGDTLFTDLREPLLRLDQDDSPGVHCMLFAACDAARYRLLGYSGHHANCADNLRAAIEPFGVNISYVPTPLNLFMNTRFHEHRHMVVEAPEPAVGASVTFRALRDCLVVLSACPQDLIPVNAHGCTPQPVACERLP, from the coding sequence ATGGCCATCATCGAGATACCGGCGCGGTCCGGCACAGCGGTGCCGTTGCATGCAGGACAGGCACTGCGCGTCATCAATACCCACGGCGGGCAGGTGGTCGACATGTGGGCCTTCGTCGACGGCAGCAGCGAGCACCTCTCGATGCCGCATTCGGTGGTGACCCTCGGACGCATCAAGCCGCTGCCGGGCGATACGCTCTTCACGGACTTGCGTGAACCCCTGCTTCGGCTCGATCAGGACGATTCGCCAGGCGTGCACTGCATGCTGTTCGCCGCCTGCGACGCTGCGCGCTATCGGTTGCTCGGCTATTCCGGCCACCATGCTAACTGCGCCGACAACCTGCGTGCTGCGATCGAGCCGTTCGGGGTGAACATCTCCTATGTTCCGACCCCGCTCAACCTGTTCATGAACACCCGCTTCCACGAGCACCGGCACATGGTCGTCGAAGCCCCAGAACCCGCCGTGGGTGCCAGCGTGACGTTCCGTGCGCTGCGCGATTGCCTGGTCGTGCTTTCCGCGTGTCCACAGGACCTGATCCCGGTCAACGCACACGGATGCACGCCGCAACCCGTCGCCTGCGAGCGTTTGCCGTGA
- a CDS encoding 2Fe-2S iron-sulfur cluster binding domain-containing protein: MPVIHFRSPDGREHQVQADAGTTLMRAAVDNGIEGISADCGGECACATCHVYVAGDFLDLMPPVSAIEEDMLGFVVAERRPGSRLGCQIPITDALDGLLVTLPDAQH, encoded by the coding sequence ATGCCCGTCATCCACTTCCGATCGCCCGATGGCCGCGAACATCAGGTGCAGGCCGATGCCGGCACCACGCTGATGCGCGCCGCCGTAGACAACGGTATCGAGGGCATCAGTGCCGATTGCGGCGGCGAGTGCGCATGCGCAACCTGCCACGTCTACGTGGCCGGAGATTTCCTCGACCTCATGCCGCCGGTCAGTGCTATCGAGGAAGACATGCTCGGCTTCGTCGTGGCCGAGCGCAGGCCGGGCAGCCGCCTTGGTTGCCAGATACCGATCACCGACGCCCTGGACGGCTTGCTCGTGACACTGCCGGACGCACAGCACTGA